Proteins from a genomic interval of Garra rufa chromosome 4, GarRuf1.0, whole genome shotgun sequence:
- the LOC141332953 gene encoding uncharacterized protein — protein MSVHTGEKPFTCQQCGRGFNRKGNLESHMTVHTGEKPYSCQQCGRSFNQKGSLNSHMRVHTGESLFTCQQCGVSFTQKESFNRHMRIHNGDQSYSCDQCGMSFDQQENLEVHMRTHREKPYTCSECGKSFLRKQLFEDHIRIHSREQRYTCPQCGKRFNHKRHLKEHIRVHTGEKPFTCQQCGKSFNQKGILNRHMRVHSGEKPFICGHCGKSFRNKATLQYHMRFHT, from the coding sequence atgagtgttcacactggagagaagcctttcacctgtcaacagtgtggaagagGTTTTAACCGGAAAGGAAACCTTGAGAgtcacatgacagttcacaccgGAGAAAAACCCTactcctgccaacagtgtggaagaagttttaaccaaaaaggatcccttaacagtcacatgagagttcacactggagagagccttttcacctgccaacagtgtggagtaagtttcactcaaaaagaaagctttaacagacacatgagaattcacaatggagatcagtcttactcgtgtgatcagtgtggaatgagttttgatcaacaagaaaaccttgaagtccacatgagaactcacagagagaaaccctacacatgctctgagtgtggaaagagttttcttAGAAAACAGCTCTTTGAAGACCACATAAGAATTCACTCTAGAGAGCAAcgctacacatgccctcagtgcggaaagaggtttaatcaTAAACGACACTTAAAAGagcacataagagttcacacaggagagaagcctttcacctgccagcaatgtggaaaaagtttcaaccaaaaaggaatcCTTAatagacacatgagagttcactctggagagaaaccatttatatgtggtcactgcggaaagagttttAGAAATAAAGCAACACTTCAATACCAtatgaggtttcacacatga